A stretch of Hydrogenothermus marinus DNA encodes these proteins:
- a CDS encoding YbhB/YbcL family Raf kinase inhibitor-like protein, with the protein MKILSNAFENGEFIPEKYTCDGIDISPALKFIDIPENTKSLALIVEDPDAPIGVFTHWVVYDIPPNITGFPEGMPKEPLLEYGIKQGINDFDKIGYNGPCPPPGKPHRYFFILVALNIQNVGLAPGATKNELIKAINGHIIDKAELIGLYRR; encoded by the coding sequence ATGAAAATATTAAGTAATGCTTTTGAAAATGGTGAATTTATTCCTGAAAAATATACATGTGATGGTATTGACATTTCCCCAGCTCTTAAATTTATAGATATCCCTGAAAATACAAAAAGTTTAGCTTTGATTGTGGAGGATCCTGATGCACCGATAGGAGTTTTTACCCATTGGGTAGTTTATGATATTCCACCAAATATAACTGGTTTTCCTGAAGGTATGCCAAAAGAACCATTATTAGAATATGGCATAAAACAAGGAATAAATGATTTTGATAAAATTGGCTATAATGGACCTTGTCCACCACCTGGAAAACCTCATAGATATTTCTTTATTTTAGTTGCTCTAAATATTCAAAATGTAGGACTTGCACCTGGAGCCACTAAAAATGAACTTATTAAAGCTATAAATGGTCATATTATAGATAAAGCAGAGCTTATAGGATTATATAGAAGGTAA
- a CDS encoding YtxH domain-containing protein: MKKEALLVAIGSLIGAVGAYVALNKKEEILNKLSEIENTIKETDFTEKAKTALTEAVDKIKNLVSKGEELSPEEKEKALAEVEEKIQQIEEAVKSET, encoded by the coding sequence ATGAAGAAAGAAGCACTTTTAGTAGCTATTGGTTCACTTATTGGAGCTGTTGGAGCTTATGTTGCACTTAATAAAAAAGAAGAGATTTTAAACAAGCTTTCAGAGATTGAAAATACTATTAAAGAAACAGATTTTACAGAAAAAGCAAAAACAGCATTAACTGAAGCAGTAGATAAGATTAAAAATCTTGTAAGCAAAGGTGAGGAACTATCTCCAGAAGAAAAGGAGAAAGCTCTTGCAGAAGTTGAAGAAAAAATTCAACAAATAGAGGAAGCTGTAAAATCTGAAACTTAA
- a CDS encoding YihY/virulence factor BrkB family protein, translated as MLDYFFKGYGFYAAAVSFYTLMSIVPLFIVLTVIISFFTLNPDFLVTTIIKFFPTITSQFLDFITYLSNQRTIFGIFGFLVAFYFANNIFTSLHNSIVKVFEKEVGFKRTAFIYLVGVPIFTALLILIYIAIFLSSSLFEILLHSKILENFSAILEKFEIKKLILFFADISKITNFVAFFILLFGVYYYFPPVEEKNKKYIFNITFFISIFMVLFKLAFNYYIVFASKTNPVYGSLSGIFAFLAWLYISYSVILIGARALYYLYENLKPID; from the coding sequence ATTTTAGATTATTTTTTTAAAGGATATGGTTTTTATGCAGCAGCTGTATCCTTTTATACATTAATGTCTATAGTGCCTTTATTTATTGTACTAACTGTTATTATTTCTTTTTTTACTTTAAATCCTGATTTTCTAGTTACAACAATTATTAAATTTTTCCCCACGATAACTTCTCAATTTTTAGATTTTATAACTTATCTTTCAAATCAAAGAACAATTTTTGGAATTTTTGGATTTTTAGTTGCTTTTTATTTTGCAAACAATATATTTACATCTCTTCATAACTCAATTGTTAAAGTTTTTGAAAAAGAAGTAGGATTTAAAAGAACTGCTTTTATTTATCTTGTAGGTGTTCCTATTTTTACTGCTTTATTAATACTAATTTATATTGCTATTTTTTTATCTTCTTCTTTATTTGAGATTTTACTTCACTCTAAAATTTTGGAAAATTTCTCAGCAATTTTAGAAAAATTTGAGATAAAAAAACTTATCCTCTTTTTTGCAGATATATCTAAAATTACAAATTTTGTTGCTTTTTTTATACTTCTTTTCGGGGTTTATTACTATTTTCCACCTGTAGAAGAAAAAAATAAAAAATATATTTTTAATATAACCTTTTTTATATCTATTTTTATGGTTTTGTTTAAATTAGCATTTAATTATTACATTGTGTTTGCATCAAAAACAAACCCAGTTTATGGTTCTTTATCTGGCATTTTTGCATTTTTAGCTTGGCTATATATATCTTATAGCGTCATTCTAATTGGTGCTAGAGCTTTATATTATTTATATGAAAATTTAAAACCTATAGATTAA
- the dcd gene encoding dCTP deaminase, protein MILNDKTIKEYLNTGRLLIEPIEDYQIQPSSVDLRLGYEFLIYSDSIKILDVKDKTYTDKMENIKVSKEKGFIIQPKQFVLATTLEYVKLSDDITAFVEGRSSLGRLGLFIENAGWVDAGFEGNITLEFYNANSRPIRIYPEMRICQLVFAQMKQPAEKPYQGKYQGQKGTTVSRIFMDKDV, encoded by the coding sequence TTGATACTAAATGATAAAACAATTAAAGAATATTTAAATACAGGAAGACTTTTAATTGAGCCTATTGAAGATTATCAGATTCAACCATCTTCTGTTGATTTAAGGCTTGGTTATGAGTTTTTAATTTATTCAGATAGTATAAAGATACTTGATGTTAAAGATAAAACCTATACAGATAAAATGGAAAATATAAAAGTTTCAAAAGAAAAAGGATTTATAATACAACCAAAACAGTTTGTATTAGCTACAACTTTAGAATATGTTAAACTTTCTGATGATATTACAGCTTTTGTAGAAGGTAGATCTTCTCTTGGAAGGCTTGGACTTTTTATTGAAAATGCTGGTTGGGTTGATGCAGGTTTTGAAGGAAATATAACCCTTGAGTTTTATAATGCAAACTCAAGACCAATAAGGATATATCCAGAGATGAGAATATGTCAGCTTGTTTTTGCTCAAATGAAACAACCAGCAGAAAAACCATATCAAGGCAAATATCAAGGACAAAAAGGAACTACAGTTTCAAGAATTTTCATGGATAAAGATGTTTAA
- a CDS encoding 6-carboxyhexanoate--CoA ligase, with translation MDLYSIKVRASKENKHISGSERIVSKENIPNVVKQLLERQQNKDFDFSNIKIEKLKQEPIYIEKSLKIVQFKYENYKKSLKKAIDILSKELKKDENWIKSYIELLYKGAGENGENLKGAMIIDLNGNRLDEKGIRTVLVDFVDREKITEKLEKNGFTKRTVDALALTTKNLNYPNIVAEFCISDDSDYTIGYVSTKKYYYRFIPLKEYQLDKGGRIYFVKNDTNKEKLIKYLRETPVLIKDVDL, from the coding sequence ATGGATTTATACAGCATTAAAGTTAGAGCTTCAAAAGAAAATAAACATATTTCAGGTTCAGAAAGAATTGTCTCTAAAGAAAATATACCAAATGTAGTGAAGCAGCTTTTAGAAAGACAACAAAATAAAGATTTTGATTTTTCAAATATAAAGATTGAAAAGCTAAAGCAAGAACCTATTTATATAGAAAAGTCTTTAAAAATAGTTCAATTTAAGTATGAAAATTATAAAAAATCTTTAAAAAAAGCTATTGATATTCTTTCAAAAGAGTTAAAAAAAGATGAAAACTGGATAAAAAGTTATATAGAGCTTTTATATAAAGGTGCAGGGGAAAATGGAGAAAATTTAAAGGGTGCTATGATTATTGATTTAAATGGCAATAGACTTGATGAAAAAGGAATAAGAACTGTTTTAGTTGATTTTGTAGATAGGGAAAAAATAACAGAAAAACTTGAAAAAAATGGATTTACAAAAAGAACTGTAGATGCTTTAGCTTTAACAACTAAAAATCTAAATTATCCTAATATTGTTGCAGAATTTTGTATATCAGATGATTCTGATTATACAATAGGATATGTATCTACTAAAAAATATTACTATAGATTTATTCCTTTAAAAGAGTATCAACTTGATAAAGGTGGCAGGATTTATTTTGTAAAAAATGATACAAATAAAGAAAAGTTAATAAAATATCTAAGAGAAACACCAGTTTTAATAAAGGATGTTGATTTATGA
- a CDS encoding alpha/beta fold hydrolase — protein sequence MNIFIHGWSFDKTIWKDFYNLENSLFFNLPFHGDFKDFEDKNIIENYIEYIKEKIKKSSTLIGWSLGATISVLFYLKYPEKVKKLILIGFSPKFKDEKLGHNPKNVRAFMISLKKDFKNTVFNFRKSSTNCYFKSIPLPEEKGSYNLLNEYINLDITSEIEKIDVPTTLIHGKKDKIINPLASIFSNQKIKNSKLIQINSHHAPFLEDKQIILNEIYPDLSI from the coding sequence ATGAATATATTTATTCATGGTTGGAGTTTTGATAAAACAATATGGAAAGATTTTTATAATTTAGAAAATTCTCTTTTTTTTAATTTGCCTTTTCATGGAGATTTTAAAGATTTTGAAGATAAAAATATTATAGAAAACTATATAGAGTATATAAAGGAAAAGATAAAAAAATCCTCTACTTTAATAGGTTGGTCCTTAGGGGCAACTATTTCTGTTTTATTTTATCTAAAATATCCTGAGAAAGTGAAAAAGCTTATATTAATTGGGTTTTCTCCAAAATTTAAAGATGAAAAACTTGGACATAATCCAAAAAATGTAAGGGCATTTATGATTTCATTAAAGAAGGATTTTAAAAACACAGTTTTTAATTTTAGAAAATCTTCTACTAACTGTTATTTTAAAAGTATTCCTTTGCCTGAGGAGAAAGGAAGTTATAATCTCTTAAATGAGTATATAAATTTAGATATTACTTCAGAAATTGAAAAAATAGATGTTCCTACTACTTTAATTCATGGAAAAAAAGATAAAATTATAAATCCACTGGCAAGTATATTTTCAAATCAGAAAATAAAAAATAGTAAATTAATTCAGATAAATTCTCATCATGCACCATTTTTAGAAGATAAGCAGATTATTCTAAATGAAATCTATCCTGATTTAAGTATATAA
- a CDS encoding Crp/Fnr family transcriptional regulator, with the protein MEKIWFIKRLDIFKNLPENMINDLEDNSFLKEMKKNTVITTPENRDYIYVIKYGKVAIYIENNGKRLITDILKEGEIFGCLTDLEKEYAVALTDVVLCMINKKFFENLITKDLTLNIKIRKYLGLKRYHIELNFSDIIFKSVEERLISILSRLSSKFGVKEKEEDFIKINILLTHQDIADMIGSTRETVSKLINKLKKENLIKTKKKFIYLNQDRFHLE; encoded by the coding sequence ATGGAAAAGATATGGTTTATAAAAAGGCTTGATATATTCAAAAATCTTCCTGAAAATATGATCAATGATTTAGAGGATAACTCCTTTTTAAAAGAAATGAAAAAAAATACTGTAATTACAACTCCTGAAAATAGAGATTATATATATGTGATAAAATATGGTAAAGTCGCAATATATATTGAAAATAATGGAAAAAGATTAATTACAGATATTCTAAAAGAAGGGGAAATCTTTGGTTGTTTGACAGATTTGGAAAAAGAGTATGCAGTAGCTTTAACAGATGTTGTTTTGTGTATGATTAACAAAAAATTTTTTGAAAATCTTATAACAAAAGATTTAACTTTAAATATAAAAATAAGAAAATATCTTGGTTTAAAAAGGTATCATATTGAGTTAAATTTTTCAGATATTATTTTTAAATCTGTAGAAGAAAGATTAATATCTATTTTATCAAGACTTTCCTCTAAATTTGGGGTTAAAGAAAAAGAAGAAGATTTTATTAAAATTAATATTCTTCTTACACATCAAGATATAGCAGATATGATAGGGTCAACAAGAGAAACTGTTTCAAAACTGATAAATAAATTAAAAAAAGAAAATCTAATCAAAACAAAGAAAAAGTTTATATACTTAAATCAGGATAGATTTCATTTAGAATAA
- a CDS encoding DoxX family protein, with protein sequence MIKEIYKKYEEILNKSSDFFLLAIRLYWGWLFFRAGFWKFTHYPQATKFFDYLGLPYPEYFVIFIATVETVGGILLFFGIFSRITALILTFNMIGAFIVGHKDALLSIFSKPEDFYMAQPLTFLIASLIVLFFGAGKFSIDYLILNKYFKN encoded by the coding sequence ATGATTAAAGAAATATATAAAAAGTATGAAGAAATTTTAAATAAAAGTAGTGATTTTTTCTTATTGGCTATTAGATTATACTGGGGATGGTTATTTTTTAGAGCTGGTTTTTGGAAATTTACCCATTATCCACAAGCAACTAAATTTTTTGATTATTTAGGCTTACCATATCCAGAATATTTTGTAATTTTTATAGCAACTGTTGAAACAGTAGGTGGAATTTTATTGTTTTTTGGAATATTCTCCCGAATTACAGCTTTAATCTTAACCTTTAATATGATTGGAGCATTTATAGTAGGACATAAAGATGCTCTTTTATCTATATTCTCAAAACCTGAAGATTTTTACATGGCACAGCCTTTAACTTTTTTAATTGCTTCATTAATAGTTTTATTTTTTGGAGCAGGTAAATTTTCTATTGACTATTTAATATTAAATAAGTATTTTAAAAACTAA